One window of Terriglobales bacterium genomic DNA carries:
- a CDS encoding class I SAM-dependent methyltransferase, whose translation MATTPGTGTTSPNLDQALQFAFKVVGDLAAAMNTPLIYIGDRLGIFKAMADGKPVNSEELAQKTGLTERYLREWMKAMIAAEYLSYNPDTGRATLSAEHGLVLAKDGSPVFLMGAAQMIPDHYSIIPKIIEAFRKGGGVPYTEYTHDTFEGTERLFETGYNNFLTSTWIPAMPAVHSKLQAGAKVADVGCGRGKALLNMAKAFQKSQFVGYDNYGPNIAYSNSLAAKEGVADHLRFEERSANLLPQSGDFDLIMTCDCLHDMVSPETCARSIYGALKADGTWFCIEPNVRDKVEDNINPLGKLFYSVSTLQCMTCSLAYGGAGYGAGMGEGNARRVAQLAGFTQFKKLALENPFNQFFEIKK comes from the coding sequence ATGGCCACAACGCCAGGCACAGGGACAACCAGCCCCAATCTCGATCAGGCGCTTCAATTTGCATTCAAAGTAGTTGGCGATTTGGCTGCGGCTATGAACACGCCATTGATTTATATCGGCGACCGTCTTGGCATCTTCAAAGCGATGGCCGATGGCAAGCCCGTGAACTCGGAGGAGTTGGCGCAGAAGACTGGGCTTACCGAGCGATATCTCCGCGAGTGGATGAAGGCAATGATCGCCGCCGAATACCTCTCTTACAATCCCGATACGGGACGCGCCACTTTGTCTGCAGAACATGGGCTGGTTCTCGCTAAGGATGGCAGTCCGGTGTTCCTCATGGGGGCTGCGCAGATGATTCCCGATCACTACAGCATCATTCCTAAGATCATCGAGGCCTTCCGCAAAGGCGGTGGCGTCCCGTACACCGAGTACACGCACGATACCTTCGAAGGCACTGAACGTCTATTTGAAACCGGGTACAACAACTTTCTCACTTCCACTTGGATTCCAGCGATGCCGGCAGTACATAGCAAGCTACAAGCCGGAGCCAAGGTAGCGGACGTGGGCTGCGGACGCGGTAAAGCCCTGCTCAACATGGCAAAGGCATTTCAGAAGTCGCAATTCGTGGGTTATGACAACTACGGTCCCAACATCGCCTACTCGAATTCGCTCGCGGCCAAAGAAGGAGTTGCGGATCATCTGCGCTTTGAGGAACGTTCGGCGAACCTGCTGCCGCAGTCCGGCGACTTCGATCTGATAATGACGTGCGACTGCCTGCATGACATGGTCTCGCCAGAGACATGCGCGCGTTCCATTTATGGTGCGCTGAAAGCAGATGGCACCTGGTTCTGCATCGAGCCCAATGTGCGCGACAAGGTGGAAGACAATATCAATCCGCTGGGAAAGCTTTTTTACTCCGTAAGCACCTTGCAGTGCATGACCTGTTCGCTGGCTTACGGCGGAGCAGGATACGGGGCCGGAATGGGAGAGGGAAATGCGCGTCGCGTGGCGCAGCTTGCGGGCTTTACCCAGTTCAAGAAGCTTGCACTGGAAAATCCGTTCAATCAGTTTTTTGAGATCAAAAAGTAG